tggagagttcgacgcgtagggaattccacgcgtagagaattcgacgcatagagaattccatgcgtggagagttcgacgcgtagggaattccacgcgtagagaattcgacgcatagagaattccacgcgtggagaattcgacgcgtagggaaTTTGACATgtagggaattccacgcgtagagaattcgacgcgtagaaaattcaacgtgtgaggaatataacgcgtggagaattcgacgcgtagggaattccacgcgtagagaattcgacgcgtagagaattccacgcgtggagaattcgatgcatagagaattccacgcgtggagagttcgacgcgtagggaattccatgcgtagagaattcgacgcatagagaattccacgcgtggagagtacgacgcgtagggaattcgatacgtgagaaattcgacgcgtaggtaattcgatacgtagggaatacaacgcgtggtgaattcgacgcgtaggaaattcgatacgtaggaaattcgacgcgtagataattcgatacgtagggaatacaacgcgtataaaattcgacgcgtagggaattccacgcgtagaacgTAAGTAAATTATGAATCTGTACAGACATTTGGGAATATTTGATGTTATTTGCGAAGTATCTGAGCCGTAATCAAAGTAAGAAAATAAAGCGGAGAATGACTGCTTAGGGAGATGTTAAAAATTGCATCGACATTACCTGAGCCTTAATGTTCCGTTTGCCCATTTTCATGACCCTGGGTTTCTCCTCGGGGCCGGGGGCGAGTTCGCGCAGAGACACATCGTCCCCAGTCATTTGACTCTCGCAACTGCTCCGTCTGCTCGGTCTCCTGGTGCTGCCGACCCTATTGATATCGCTCACCTGTCACGAAGGTCGACTTTAACGACACCGTTCACCGCGTTTCCTCGCCGACGTGTTCACCCGCTCGCCTTGTCGTCGCTTTACGACCCTCGTAAACCCGTTGCTCCTCCTCGCCGTCGTAAACTCCAATCCGTGGATAACGTTTACTCGTCTCGATCGCGACCTCTCGACACTGCTCGGAATTATCGGGAGAATTCCAAAAAATGCCTCGATAAACCATCTTTACTTGTTTCTATTTCGTTCGAGGTTCTTACAAACattctaattttattgtaaaggaAAACCAACTCGAACCGATCTTTTAATTTCAACCTCTTAATTTTGTCCTCCAGATTTTTCTCGGATTGTATTTTATACCGAGTCTGGTTTCAGATTTGTTTGCGTTCAGAAGAGGTTTATTCACGGCGAGAAGGAAATTTATTTACGGttctcaattttattataaattcgaCGACACGTGAGCGCCGGTTCGCCACGAGGGAATCAAAGAGTCCAACGGTTATTCGAGCAAACACTGGCACAAGTTCCGAGGCATCCGTGCCTCTGATGCATATTTATGGAGCCCTATAAACGTTTCGAGTTCCTCACCGGTCATTTACATTTCAGAAAACTTCGCGAAAAAGGCGAGCGAGCTTCGGCTATCGTTTTAATACGAACAAACATTTCACCCCTATAAAATTAAACAGAAAAGAATCACGAAAGAAAATATACCTTGAGATGAGTGCTCCTCGGTGTCGGACACAATTGACTATGCGTCTGTCCGTTGCTGTAATGCACCGAAGTCTGCGAACATCTGGAGGGTGTTCTCTCGAGGGTGTTGCACTTGGTATTCAATGTCTCCGTGCTGGGATACGAGACCGAGATTTTTACTTTCTCTCTTTTCATCGAACTACGGCTATTCGACTCGGGGCTCCTCGGACTGCCGTTGTTGCTGCCGTTGTGAACGCTTCCTCGACCTCGATGGATCCTCAGAGTCAATCTTTGTTCGTCGAATCTGAAAATTCGACGACTTTCTCGAGCACCGTAGCTGCGTTTTACGAATCATTTGGGAAGAAAATTTCTGTACATGCATTCTAACTTAATCGCATCGGTAAGTATGAGAAGGATTCAAAATGGAGGAAACCTTTGGTTTCGGGTATGTAGGTTAATTACCATGTGATAACATAGGGCTAATTACTATACGCGAATATATAGGCCATGTAATTGTTATGTATGGCTGTTATTGCATTGGCTAATTAGTTGCGAAAATGTACGTTTATGTACACTGCagggtaaataattaattagggCCCGAGGGCTTGGAGATGGAGAGATATCAGtagagatattgaaatttattaaaatatatggaGATGTATTTGCAAATGTATTTGCAAATGTATCTGAAAATATATCTgaaaatgtatttgaaaatgtatttgaaaatgtatttgaaaatgtatatgaAAATGTATCTGAAAATGTACTTGAAAATGTATCTGAAAATGTATCTGAAAATGTATCTGAAAATGTACTTgaaaatgtatttgaaaatgtatttgaaaatgtacttGAAAATGTATCTGAAAATGTATATgaaaatgtatttgaaaatgtatctgAAAATATATTTGGAAATGTATCTGAAAATGTACTTGAAAATGTATCTgaaaatgtatttgaaaatgtatttgaaaatgtacttGAAAATGTATCTGAAAATGTATATgaaaatgtatttgaaaatgtatatgaaaatgtatttgaaaatgtatctgAAAGTGTATCTcaaaatgtatttgaaaatgtatttgaaaatgtacttgaaaatgtatttgaaaatgtatttagAAAGGTAACTCACAgtcattatatttaatacaacaattttaaaCAAGCATAAAGATAGTGAAGCAAACAATAGTGgcaattattagtaaagaaataataacctcaagaaaattcatttaacttttttacTAAGCTTTAAAGTTGCTGcttgtaaacagtcaaattatcttcgagtgcaaagggttaaaaatatgaggatGTAGCAATTTGTGCTTTTCGAAACTTGCAGTACCATGAACCTCAAGTAGCAACATTAAGTATCTTACAATACTATAAACTTTTAAAATCTGAAAccaataatattacaaaattttcaaattccaaactgtAAATCCCACAacatgaaaccccaaaaatttgaaaatcccaaTAACCCTAATTCTCCGAAACCCGAAAAGCCAAAGTGCTAAATTTGGAAGCGTTCATGCAAAGAGAAAGGAAGGCAGCGATGAAGGCAGATAATCGTGAAGAAGAGTGATCGCTTAGCGAAGAACAAATGTAAGACTCGTAAGGGAGGTGCGATGAGCGTTGTTTCCAGATCGAGCAGAATTGAAAAGCTGCAGGAGAATAATGGTAACTCGCGGAGTGGTTTTCTTTCAGCTTCGATCGTGCAAGAGGTCTGCCTTTACCTGGAGCCGAGCACTTTCGAGCCCTTTGTCGTGCGGAAACCCTGATTAATGGCCTTCGTAGTGGAGACGGCCGCGTTGTAGATCCTCCAGTAGAAAAACAGCATGACCAGCATCGGTACATAGAAAGACCCCAGGGCACTGGAACCGAGAGACAACGGTAACCAGTTTTTCGTTTCAATCGCCTCGATCATAACCAACGTTCTTTTTCTTGCTGGCTCTCTTTAATAGGGACAACCTGTTCACGCCTTTTCCTTCGCTTTGCTAAGCGGTTTAAACGAGGTACCTTCGAATTGCTTCATTGTatgcaattctaaaatttctatgaTACATCTTTCTTGAGAACACGTTCAAAAATTGCCAGTATTATAATATACGTTTCTAAAGAACCTGAAGACTTTCAAGATCTTTTAGCAATTTTAAAATCAAGACAGTCTAAAAACTGTAGAATGTAAAGTACATTAAATATCTCGCAGCACAGTGATTGTTCGACAgcaaaataaaaaggaaaatgagtataattgaataatatagAAGTATCACGAGCAAAGAGAAACTGATAACCGTCAGCGTTGAGCGATCGTAAATTTGTCGGACACAGACGATGGAATACATTAACCAGTCTACTTGTCGGTTTGATTTAGGTGCAGCGCGTCGTGCATAGACCGTCGGTGGATTGATGCATGCACCGATCGCGATAACACGGTAAGAATAGACGGGATGCTTGGCAGAAATTCAGATCCCGCTCTTGACATCCTAATAATTCCCGTTTCCGCTCTGGATGCGCCCAATTCGGCTATGCGAGCAATCTCGTTCTCTCGCTCCGTTTCGACCACGCACACCGCCCTCCTACCCCCCATCGAAAAACTTCCTTTTCATTCTGATCATTCTCGAAACCGGCCACGCAGAAAATGGAGaatattccaattttttctGCCCGATACGGGTCTCGTTAGATTCGCGAGGGTTTTGGATATTTCTAATACGATAGTTTTACTGTagtgaatttttcattttgcggAGTTTAATTGGGAGAGCTATTTGTTCAGTTCAGCTGGGTAAGCTTGATAATTACAATTTCGAGGAGGTAGACTTCCTATCACtgagttatatttactgttTGAAGAATTCAAACTTGTCAATAACTatcagaaatttttttaaatttctgacaaACTTCTCTGTTTGAACTTGTATTTTCTAATCTGACTATTTTCTCCTCAGTAAAAATAacattctaaaatattaaaaatattgcaacttCAAAAGTGAAGTGTCTCTCCAAAATTTGTTTCTCCAAAACAATTCCAGCCACAAAATCttccaaataaaatttcataaaacatgAATAGCACACAGGTTTGATTAACAACTTAATGTCTTACCTGTAAACGACGTAACCAGCGTCATTGGTCAGTTCGCAGATCCAAGGACACGGTTTGACAGGAACAAGAATGGTGGTAGTGTTGAACGGGCCATTCTGAGCGAACGTCGCGTTGTAGGTGGCCTGGGACTGCATAATAAACGCGTAAAAAAGTAGCAACACCCAGTATAACGAGGGCGAAAATGGTCGAGCTGCTAGTTACCCGTTTGTCTTTCCAGCCGACCAGGGGTGGGAAGCAGATGACGAAGCTGAGGATCCACACTGTGGCGACCAGCAGCCTGGCTCTTCTCGGTGACATGATCTAAATTTCAAACGGAATTCTTATGCGAAACTTACAACCTACAGCTAGGAATCAATATTTATAGCATTTACAATTCTAACGAAACGGTGCGGAATCGTTGACTATGATACTTCAGGAAACCTTGAGTGTACTTTGGAATGCTTGGGTTGAAAGATTTTACTTGTGGTTAGATACTTGTGTAGATACTTGTGTTAAAGATTAGGTGAtcgattttaataaactttaggatataatttaattttatgatcaAATTGCAACAGACATTTTGagcttaatatttatattattcattgaaATACCAGAAGTCTATTTGATCGATTTAGTGAAACAAACTATGAAAGTGTTAAAATACCGAGTCTAACAATAAGTATCGTATGTCACTCATTATTCGAAAGAGCCCTATCTACATTAGCTAACGAAAACAAGAACTTCCAAAgagttattaaattatacaagtaTCGAGACTAAAATAGAATCCAATAAAAAAACTAAAACGTGAACCGAATTTTCAATCGATCGATAAAATTGTTTGATTAAAGAGTCCGTGGGTATTCGACGAGAAGAAAGAGAGAAGCCGTTAAGAGACAAATGGCTCGATCGACCATTTCGAAGCGTACAGCTGTTCCTCGAAATCGAATAATCGGTAAATGGTACTTGCCTGAGGATAACTGACTGGTCTGGTCACCGCCAAGTATCTATCCAGGCTGATGGCGCATAAATTCAATATCGATGCTGTGCACATCCACACGTCCACGGCCAGCCATATGGAGCACCATAGATCACCGAATATCCAGACCTTGCAAGAGTAAATATCATATGGTTCCATTAGTCGTTCGAAGTCGATTGCACGATCTGAACAGTAACGAACAAGTTTCGGTTTTGTAATTGGGGTGGAAGGTTGGGTGTATAGAGAATGAAATGCGTGGGGAATTCGACGTGTAGGGAATGGGACGCGTGGGGAATTCGATGTGtgaggaatacaacgcgtggagaattcgacgcgtagagaattcgacgcgtagagaattcgacgcgtggagaattggacgcgtagggaatttgacgcgtagggaatttcacgcgtagagaattcgacgtgtgaggaatacaacgcgtggagaattcgacgcgtagagaattccacgcgtagagaattcgacgcgtagagaattcctCGCGTGGAGAGTTCGACGCgtagggaattccacgcgtagaaaattcgacgcatagagaattccacgcgtggcgagtttgacgcgtagggaattccacgcgtagagaattcgacgcgtagagaaatccacgcgtggagagttcgacgcgtagggaattccacgcgtagaaaattcgacgtatagagaattccacgcgtagagaattccacgcgtggagagttcgacgcgtaggtaattccacgcgtagagaattcgacgcgtagagaattccacgcgtggagagttcgacgcgtagggaattccacgcgtagagaattcgacgcgtagagaattccacgcgtggagagttcgacgcgtagggaattccacgcgtagaaaattcgacgcgtagagaattccacgcgtggagagttcgacgcgtagggaattccacgcgtagagaattcgacgcgtagagaattccacgcgtagagaattccacgcgtagagaaatccacgcgtagagaattccacgcgtaggaaatttgacgcgtaggtaattcgatacgtagggaatgcaacgcgtggtgaattcgacgcgtaggaaattcgatacatagggaatacaacgcatggtgaattcgacgcgtaggtaattcgatacgtagggaatgcaacgcgtggtgaattcgacgcgtaggaaattcgatacgtagagAATAAagcgcgtggtgaattcgacgcgtaggaaattcgataCATAGGAAATACAACGCCTGGAGAATTCCACACGGCGACCCAACACACACAGATCACTCCTAacaaaattgttacaaataCCTCTTAATTATTGATCATAGAAATGTCTGTACCTCtcctacaaaattaataatacagtaatagtGCAAGATTACTTGAAATGTCAGTCTATCTCGCTGAAGATAAATTGTACCAAATGATTCTATGGTTTTCCCATTATCCTCTCGACGAACGTGTTATACTGTTACGTCGGAATCCCCAGTTTCAACGGTATACATGTATCTTTTACACGATACAATACCTTCATTCATCCCCATTCAACGTTCCAATCTCCTCGTCTTCCCGGCGTCGAAGCCAATATTGTACCGAGATCCGTTTGCCTCGTGTTCGTAAAGCGTGTTTTTGAAATTCATACGTTTTCGTCGTCGAACGACTTATTTCAGATTTGCTCGCACGAGACTAACATTTCGATTCGGTTCGACGGTGAACGAAACACAAAGGTAAATTGAAAACGTTTTATAAACTACATTTTCTTCGTTTTATAAACCACAATTCTTTCAGATATAAACTATCAATTATTCCTAAGTTTAAGAAAGtcaatcatattttatttacagagTTTCAAATCTTCGAgaactgaaatactgaaatatttaacaaaatttctgaCTATTAAAATATTCGTGTACTGAATTTTTAATGATGTAGGGAAATGCTCGAGTTGAAAATCcgataaattaaaaatcgaaACTTTTACAACGTCACGGGACACGTTATAACGCAAAGTCGATTACGGAATAATGAAATTGCGAAGGGTAAGTTACCGGACGCATTACTCTAAGGGGAGAATGCATCGCGAGACGGAGTCGCAGGGTTGCAATTCCTGGGCAGGGTGTTGTGCACGTAATGGAATGCAGCCTGATCGCGAGTGGGCGCAGCAGGTGCAACAGAGATTGCAACTAACTGCACGCGCTCCGAATCGCGTGTACACGGTGGTCGGTGCAACCACCTGTTTCGAATTACCCTCGACTCCTGTGGCTTCGTCGTTGTTCGATTCGATTAATCAACCACTGTTGCAGACCCTGACGGCGTTGCCCACCTAATAATGCTACCTCTCTCGATTGTTATTAATACTGTACCTCTTCACTCGCTAACTGCCATATCTCAATTTTTAGTTCTTcaagaaaaaatttgaagaatttgaaatataaagaatttgaagattttaatgtttgcaagcttagaaatttggagtctTAAAATATACTGGAGGAACtgtagtttgaaaattaaatgaattgaaaaattaaaaattaaaaattaaatgaattgcaaaattaaaaatttgaacgtctgaaaatatttcattgctgtaaaaattaattgctcttaaatttcaaatgtgtATCTTAAGCAAGAGAAGTTTTAATCAAAAATTGTTACCTTAGAGTAACTTTAGGAGACTTGAGAGTGGTTTCTTACTACATTTATTTAATCAGAAAATAGGAAGAAAGATATTATTGTTTCAATATTCCACTACGTgctctttttctatttttcctcATCCTTGAGCTGCTTTGCAGCTTTAAGAGAGTATTCAGGATATCATTGCTAATCCTCTTCCCTTTTCTGCGATGCAACTTTTCCCATTCTTTCGTTTTATCGCAATTTAAACCTCCACGCGTAGAgagttcgacgcgtagagaattcgacgcgtaaggaattcgacgcgtagagaattccacgcatagggaatacaacgcgtagagaatgcGACGCGTAGGGAATTTGACGCGcagggaattccacgcgtagagaattcgacgGGAAGAGAATTTGACGTGtgaggaatacaacgcgtgaagtattcgacgcgtagagaattccacgcgtagagaattcgacgcatagagaattctacgcgtggagagTTCGACACGtaggaaattccacgcgtagagaattcgacgcgtagagaaatCCACGCGTAGAgagttcgacgcgtagagaattccacgcgtagagaattcgacgcgtagagaattccacTAGTGGAGAGTTGGACGCGTAGAGAATTTGACGCgtagggaattccacgcgtagagaattcgacgCATAGAGAATTCGACGTGTGAGGAATACAACGTGTGGAGAATTCGACACGTAGGGAAATCCATGcgtagagaattcgacgcgtagagaaatccacgcgtggagagttcgacgcgtagagaatttcacgcgtaggaaattcgacgcgtaggtaattcgatacgtaagaaatacaacgcgtggtgaattcgacgcgtaggaaattcgatctgtaggaaattcgacgcgtaggtaattcgatacgtagggaatacaacgcgtggtgaattcgacgcgtaggtaattcgatacgtaggaaatacaacgcgtggtgaattcgacgcgtaagaaATTCGATACAtaaggaatacaacgcgtggagaattcaaCGTGTCATCCTTAACCATCTTCCATCCTCTTCCTTgcgaagaataaataaaatcctCCGCAAAAAATTAACGATTCAGCAGGTGTGATAATCTGCACCCTTTCCCGGTTCGATTCTCACCCCTTTTCTCGCGAGAACGTTCATCTTTCGAGGCGTGCAGCCGGAAAGGAAGAAACGAAGGGCGAAGCCGGCAAACTGTTGCGCTCGACCCACCCCCTTTTCGTCGACGAACCGTATTCCCGCAGTTATTTCGTGTGCACCCTTTTTGCCGCGAATTCTTCGGTGCACGATGGGTGAGCCTGGTTAAATATATCCGACCGAGTTCAAATAATTGTCCCGAGATATTTTTTGCCCCATCACCCTTTGGAACAATACTGGGACTCTTTTCAGCCgaataaaaatcgaaaataaacTGAGATTTCATCGAAAACGCATGTTCTCCATTTTTAATTCGTGTAACCCTTGTTCAAGAACTTCGCGATGAATTTTTCATTCGTGTTGTATGTACGCTGCGAAAGTCAACCTCTGGCGGTGAATTTTTAATGGAATCTCCTACGGAAAATTGCCTCCACTACGAACTTAACAATGACGtttctataataaatattccaaatGTCCGCAATTTTATACTCATTACATTAACatctttaattatattaaatatgatcAACATTTAATTTCATACTCATGAATGTCCAGAGAGTATTGTGTGTCTTTTCGGAACATTTTCTGTATGAAGATATTAATTTCTCTGTATCAGCAGCGAATCTGTATTACAAAGGACCTATCAAGAAGAAGATACCTCATTCTATTTAGAAAGTAAAGCAACCCCTAAAAATAACCTGCACAGCAAATAGTCCTTCCGTAGTAAACAACTGAAATCGATATTCCAGTAGCACATTATTTGGCCAGACTTGAATCTGATCCAACTATCAATCGAAATAGAGAAAAGGACTTACCTTGAAGACTTCCCACATGGCACTGAACGGCAGCACCGCAACTCCGACCATCAAATCGGCCAGCGCCAGACTAACTATGAACATATTCGTGACGTTCTTCAGTTTGCTGGTGTAATGGACGGCCAGTATCACCAGTACGTTGCCCAACACCACCATCACGTTCACGATCGCCAGGATGATCAAGGTAACCAGTATACCCGGTCCGGACCACTCGACGCGCTCGTACAAAGCAGCGCATGCGGTGGCGTTCAGTTCTCGCATTTTAGTTGGCAAGATCCTGCCGCGTGTCCTTGCGATCCTCACCTAGCTCGATGCACTTCCGGTTCAACGACGGCCTGAAAGGCGATCGAACGATTGAACAGGGAATCATCTCCGTCGCCATCTTCGATCGAGCCACCTGTGATCATCGGATACTTTTCAACCGTGTCATCCTTCGCTCACCGAATGCGCTTATTTCACCCTCTGCACTTTCGATGACTAATTTATTCGGGGATTTAACTGTTCATCTTTACAGAATTCTTCAGGTTAATCTTGCTGGTAATTCTTGGCAGATCTGAGCCTTTCAGGGTTCAATTATTCACTGTCTTTAAGTTCGTTTTTGTATTAGTtctaattttattctaattttcaGTGGTCAGGctgtttttaatttgaaaactcgGTTCATCTTCGATCGTGTGCTTTCTTTGTCCAAGTATCTTGCTATTAACTTTGAGTGGATTtagttgatttttattttagctggtctacaaatttttttcaaGTCGAGAATGTCAAATGGTCCTCACTAAAATTTCACTTTGACTCACAGGTAACCAAGTCGTTTTTATCTAAGTTCAGTTACAATCTCATAgtgtttcatttataattatctTGATCCTGAATCGTTGAATCTGTCATTCGATTACATAGGACAATTTCATTTTAACTCCCAACAGGTGAACTTTCCTTGAGATCTACGTTATATCGCTTTGTAACAAGAAACGTTACAGTTGTCTTTTCTTCGTAGTTTCATTTATTGTACCACTCGATCATGTACCAATACGATCGAAGTCTTTGAGTCTGCTTTGTCCACTTTTTAGGATGCACCGTCCGTCCGCTTTTGTGCACCGATTTTCTTGCGAGTCTCCCGAGAAGTTCCTTGTGAAACTCGTTAAACGGATAAAGCTGCTGCCACCCTCATGATCGATCAATTTAATTAGCGAGCTTTTTACTAGAATTCTGGAACTGGAAAGATCCTAGGATAAACCTGTCTCAAACACGGAACGCACATTTCGCAACCGCAGAGTTCAGACTTTACACTTCTTTCTTCACCGAATCGATCAGCACAAGCTTTGATCGAGGCTAATTATTCACGACTCCGTATTACGCGAGAAAGAGTATCAACTTCACCCTCGAATTGAAATTCTATTTAAACCGCGTCCCAACTTTTCGAGCACACCCCAATTATTTCACCGGCTCTTCCGGTCGACCCTTTCTTCTAATTCGAGTTCCCGTCCCAAATCGACTTGTCCTCGCGTCGACAGGATTCCGCCCGGTCTATTTCCAACCGTCAGCCCCTCGATTCTTCCTCTTTTATCCCTTTAGACGTCCGTTTCCGGTTCATCCCCTGTCCAGCCTCGTTCATCTCGTATCGTCCACCAACGTTCCCATTTCCGTATCACGATTTCACTGCATCGAGGAAATCGTCCTGACACGCTGACGCGGCGAGTTCGAGACCCATCTCACCCCCTTTCGACCCCCATCGACCTCTCAGATCTTCGATATCCCTCAGTCTTTCCCTCGATAGTCTATTTCTTAAATCGTTATAATTGATTCTATCCTCCGAGTCGTTTAATTTATGAGAGTAGAGGAAAAATCTCTCAAGTCTTATGACTCGATCTCTCGAAGAATGTCAACCGTTCTAAATTTATATCGGTAAATCTTCCCTTGGTTACTAGACTTAATACGAAGAAAGCTTCTGATAAGCTCGAAATATGATTGTTCCTAACGTTCAACTTCAATTTCCAGCATTCTTAAAGGATTCTTCGAGTTTCCTTTGTCTTAACCTTGAAGTAACCAGTGAACTTCAACAGACAACAAAGTTTCACCCTCTTTACTTCAATCTTCGATTGTTCGAGTTGTCGCGCAACTTTGCAGGGGACTTTATTCTTGGAACGCTGACTGAAGAGCTCTCGACAATCTTCTTTCCCCGACACCCCCTGAATCTCGAATTCCTTTCTATTTTGTTTACAAATCAAATTGTCGGCGAAATTGTAAAGCGGCGAGAGAGTTTGTTCGAGTCAAAATGTTTGTATCGAGGTCTCTCGATGCCAACTTCCCGACGACTCCCATTGGACGCTCCCTGGGGATCGATACCGAACTTTACAATCACCTTCCACGTTTTCGGCGCTCGATTACGACGTTTCACAGCCACGGTTTATCCTGGCACGACTAAATGATCTTTCGACACTTGGCGCGATGCGTGTACCTCAACAGTCTGAAGCGGGTCTCCTCGATCCGCTTCGCTCGCATTATTTCCACGACACTCGAGAGTCTTCTGGGACTATTTCCACCGGCTGCCACGTTTCAACCAAATTGCTGCCTGTAACGAAAAATTGTTACAATCAAATGTTGCTTTTGTATTCTGTACAAGTTGCAAGAGAACCAATTCAAGATCCAATTTGAACTACAAACACTCGGTGTTATTCAAGAAACTTTTCACGTTGAGAATGCTAAAACTTTTACATCGATCTTTTCAATTGAAATTTAACTCTTTGTTGTTGGAGAAGTTTTTAGTGATGGTAGATGACTAGCTGGTACATGGTAGATCATGGAAGATGATGGTAGATGGTGGTAGATAATTCTGGATGATGATAGATGATGGCCCACTATGTTCACATATTCCCCATTTAACTATTATATCAACAAGactaattgttatattgcacaGAGACAGTGAGTCTTCATGTACAAAGGATTAAATCATTAGTACACTTATGCTATCTACCTACAGCAACGCACATGAAGTTACAAAAAGTCATATAGCTATTAAACTATAATGTCAAGCTACGTGAAATGATAAGATATTGAAGCTAACTCTAGAAATTCCTATATGTTAGCTATTAAACTATAACGTCAAGCTACGTGAAATAATAAGATATTGAAGCTAACTCCAGAAATTACTACACGAAAAGCGAGTTTCATCGCAGAATTTATCGTGAACGAACCGCGTTC
The nucleotide sequence above comes from Megachile rotundata isolate GNS110a chromosome 13, iyMegRotu1, whole genome shotgun sequence. Encoded proteins:
- the Oamb gene encoding octopamine receptor in mushroom bodies isoform X5; translated protein: MRELNATACAALYERVEWSGPGILVTLIILAIVNVMVVLGNVLVILAVHYTSKLKNVTNMFIVSLALADLMVGVAVLPFSAMWEVFKVWIFGDLWCSIWLAVDVWMCTASILNLCAISLDRYLAVTRPVSYPQIMSPRRARLLVATVWILSFVICFPPLVGWKDKRSQATYNATFAQNGPFNTTTILVPVKPCPWICELTNDAGYVVYRFDEQRLTLRIHRGRGSVHNGSNNGSPRSPESNSRSSMKREKVKISVSYPSTETLNTKCNTLERTPSRCSQTSVHYSNGQTHSQLCPTPRSTHLKVSDINRVGSTRRPSRRSSCESQMTGDDVSLRELAPGPEEKPRVMKMGKRNIKAQVKRFRMETKAAKTLGIIVGGFILCWLPFFTMYLVRAFCPNCINSTVFSVLFWLGYCNSAINPCIYALFSKDFRFAFKRIICKCFCKRRANTLRRGSDGSQLTTSAYKEDRQIDLFHGSQGGTTRHVLSKRFLKVRSYRRNLYTMHLCRQIFTMNVSGRVNSYLTGRADELFILIVAVVNVKALVFVQHTARRAGVNVDQDSSKMHGFTDSKTFLKKRWNTGSLVNHTHAP
- the Oamb gene encoding octopamine receptor in mushroom bodies isoform X8; this encodes MRELNATACAALYERVEWSGPGILVTLIILAIVNVMVVLGNVLVILAVHYTSKLKNVTNMFIVSLALADLMVGVAVLPFSAMWEVFKVWIFGDLWCSIWLAVDVWMCTASILNLCAISLDRYLAVTRPVSYPQIMSPRRARLLVATVWILSFVICFPPLVGWKDKRSQATYNATFAQNGPFNTTTILVPVKPCPWICELTNDAGYVVYSALGSFYVPMLVMLFFYWRIYNAAVSTTKAINQGFRTTKGSKVLGSRFDEQRLTLRIHRGRGSVHNGSNNGSPRSPESNSRSSMKREKVKISVSYPSTETLNTKCNTLERTPSRCSQTSVHYSNGQTHSQLCPTPRSTHLKVSDINRVGSTRRPSRRSSCESQMTGDDVSLRELAPGPEEKPRVMKMGKRNIKAQVKRFRMETKAAKTLGIIVGGFILCWLPFFTMYLVRAFCPNCINSTVFSVLFWLGYCNSAINPCIYALFSKDFRFAFKRIICKCFCKRRANTLRRGSDGSQLTTRNDRSPSYSIRVPQQGVSIDDSDPDPNSEPTVHSQSESR
- the Oamb gene encoding octopamine receptor in mushroom bodies isoform X7 gives rise to the protein MEPYDIYSCKVWIFGDLWCSIWLAVDVWMCTASILNLCAISLDRYLAVTRPVSYPQIMSPRRARLLVATVWILSFVICFPPLVGWKDKRSQATYNATFAQNGPFNTTTILVPVKPCPWICELTNDAGYVVYSALGSFYVPMLVMLFFYWRIYNAAVSTTKAINQGFRTTKGSKVLGSRFDEQRLTLRIHRGRGSVHNGSNNGSPRSPESNSRSSMKREKVKISVSYPSTETLNTKCNTLERTPSRCSQTSVHYSNGQTHSQLCPTPRSTHLKVSDINRVGSTRRPSRRSSCESQMTGDDVSLRELAPGPEEKPRVMKMGKRNIKAQVKRFRMETKAAKTLGIIVGGFILCWLPFFTMYLVRAFCPNCINSTVFSVLFWLGYCNSAINPCIYALFSKDFRFAFKRIICKCFCKRRANTLRRGSDGSQLTTSAYKEDRQIDLFHGSQGGTTRHVLSKRFLKVRSYRRNLYTMHLCRQIFTMNVSGRVNSYLTGRADELFILIVAVVNVKALVFVQHTARRAGVNVDQDSSKMHGFTDSKTFLKKRWNTGSLVNHTHAP